In Candidatus Nitronauta litoralis, one DNA window encodes the following:
- the glk gene encoding glucokinase, whose product MILAGDIGGTKVNFGLFDFVAGELRLEQFAGYLVKELGSLDEALEKFLKDARAQPDRACIGVAGPVLNGRCQLTNVDLEIDSASLKSRFGFSKALLVNDLAATAASLPLLKEADLLVLQAGKPVDSGRKAVVSAGTGLGQAYLISQGDGKFQILDTEGGQCGFAPSTHEQLKLCSSFIDAGLSLTIEDLLSGPGLERIYKYFNKPEESSKENEGTAGHKIKLTAAEILEESCQDDSSLGRRVINLFASMLGAVSGDMALRLLATGGVYIGGGIPPKILKEPQQKLFLESFRNKKKFNTFMESVPVYMIINERAPLWGAAGLLVNPHIIIPES is encoded by the coding sequence ATGATTTTGGCAGGTGACATTGGAGGAACCAAAGTAAACTTTGGCCTGTTTGATTTTGTTGCCGGTGAATTAAGACTGGAACAATTTGCAGGGTATCTTGTTAAAGAACTGGGTTCCCTTGATGAAGCACTGGAGAAATTTTTAAAAGATGCCCGAGCACAGCCGGATAGAGCCTGTATTGGGGTCGCTGGGCCTGTTTTAAATGGTCGATGTCAGCTGACAAACGTTGACTTGGAAATAGATTCGGCTTCTTTGAAGTCACGGTTTGGTTTTTCAAAAGCTTTGCTTGTAAATGATCTTGCCGCAACGGCTGCCAGTCTGCCTCTTTTAAAAGAGGCAGACCTTTTGGTTTTACAGGCTGGAAAACCTGTGGATTCAGGCCGGAAAGCAGTGGTTTCAGCAGGAACCGGTTTAGGACAGGCTTATTTGATTTCACAGGGTGATGGCAAATTTCAGATTCTGGATACTGAGGGTGGGCAATGCGGTTTTGCACCCTCCACTCATGAACAATTGAAACTGTGCTCCAGCTTTATAGACGCAGGGCTTTCATTAACTATTGAGGATTTATTGTCTGGGCCAGGTTTGGAAAGAATTTACAAATATTTTAATAAGCCCGAAGAGTCTTCAAAAGAGAATGAAGGAACTGCAGGCCATAAAATTAAGCTGACAGCCGCTGAAATTCTGGAAGAGAGTTGTCAGGATGATTCAAGCCTGGGGCGTCGGGTTATAAACTTGTTCGCTTCAATGCTGGGAGCCGTTTCTGGCGACATGGCTCTTCGATTGCTGGCAACTGGGGGAGTGTACATCGGGGGAGGCATTCCGCCAAAAATCCTGAAGGAACCACAGCAAAAGTTGTTTCTTGAAAGTTTTAGAAATAAAAAAAAGTTCAATACTTTTATGGAATCAGTTCCAGTTTATATGATCATTAATGAACGGGCTCCTTTATGGGGGGCTGCCGGCCTTTTGGTAAATCCCCATATAATAATTCCGGAAAGTTGA
- a CDS encoding argininosuccinate synthase: protein MKPTKLNRIVLAYSGGLDTSVIIQWLKENYQSEVVAFCADIGQGAELDPVREKALATGACKVYVEDLKLEFARDFLFPMLRANAFYENFYLLGTSIARPLIAKEQIRIAHLEKADGVSHGATGKGNDQVRFELAYLALDPDIHIVAPWREWDLDSRTALIDFAEKHGIPVPVTKAKPYSTDRNLFHISFEGGVLEDPWFEPEADMFVMSVSPEDAPEEPGLVEIEYVEGNPVALNGVRMAPDALLSELNELGGQHGIGRVDIVENRFVGMKSRGVYETPGGTILHEAHRGVESVTLDREVMRLRDSLITEYARLVYNGFWYSPERELIQKTIDESQKNVTGTARVKLYKGRCWIVGRKAEKSLYHQETASFEKDDVYRQDDAEGFIRLNALRLKLYAQAFGKYEV, encoded by the coding sequence ATGAAACCAACCAAGTTAAATAGGATTGTGCTGGCGTATTCTGGCGGACTTGATACATCTGTAATCATTCAATGGTTAAAAGAGAATTATCAAAGTGAGGTGGTCGCCTTTTGCGCAGATATCGGCCAAGGAGCGGAACTGGATCCTGTTCGGGAGAAAGCTCTTGCGACGGGAGCATGCAAGGTCTACGTTGAGGACTTGAAACTTGAGTTTGCACGCGACTTTTTATTCCCAATGCTCCGGGCCAACGCTTTTTATGAAAATTTTTATTTACTTGGAACATCGATTGCGCGTCCATTGATTGCAAAGGAGCAAATAAGAATTGCCCACCTTGAAAAAGCAGATGGGGTTTCCCATGGTGCCACGGGAAAAGGAAATGATCAGGTTCGCTTTGAACTGGCCTACCTGGCATTGGACCCCGATATTCATATTGTGGCTCCCTGGCGGGAATGGGACCTGGATTCGCGAACTGCCTTGATCGATTTCGCAGAGAAACATGGGATTCCGGTACCCGTAACCAAAGCGAAGCCTTACAGCACAGATCGTAATTTATTCCACATCAGTTTTGAGGGAGGAGTGCTTGAAGATCCCTGGTTTGAGCCGGAAGCTGATATGTTTGTTATGAGTGTATCCCCCGAAGATGCGCCAGAAGAGCCAGGCCTTGTTGAGATTGAATACGTTGAAGGAAATCCTGTTGCCTTGAATGGCGTGAGGATGGCTCCAGATGCCTTGCTTTCTGAATTAAACGAGCTGGGTGGGCAGCACGGAATAGGTCGGGTGGATATTGTTGAAAACCGCTTCGTTGGAATGAAATCCCGTGGTGTGTATGAAACCCCGGGAGGAACAATCTTGCATGAGGCTCACAGAGGTGTTGAATCGGTTACACTGGATAGAGAGGTGATGCGGTTGCGTGACTCGCTCATCACGGAATACGCCCGCTTGGTTTATAATGGTTTTTGGTACTCGCCCGAGCGGGAACTGATTCAAAAAACAATTGATGAATCACAAAAAAATGTAACCGGAACGGCAAGGGTTAAGCTTTATAAAGGGCGCTGCTGGATAGTAGGCCGGAAGGCTGAAAAATCTCTTTATCATCAGGAAACCGCCTCTTTTGAAAAAGACGACGTTTATAGGCAAGACGATGCTGAAGGTTTTATCCGGTTGAATGCTCTCCGATTGAAGCTCTACGCTCAGGCTTTTGGAAAGTATGAAGTCTGA
- a CDS encoding sigma-54-dependent Fis family transcriptional regulator translates to MRPMSSILVVDNEKNICEVLSIMLEKEGYSVRTARNGIEAVKLLREKDFDAILTDIQMPRSNGLDVLDAVTRERPQTPVIMMTAFASAETAVHAMKQGAFDYVSKPFKNEELKLILKNAVEKKRLADENIQLKLALKEKYEFANIIGKSQGMQKVFHYISKVATSNATVLILGESGTGKELVAKALHFNSPRREGPFISINCGAVPEALLESELFGHEKGAFTSADSTKVGLMEAASGGTFFLDEVGEAPLSIQVKLLRVLQEMEIVRVGGTHPIKVDLRIVAATNQNLESNVKDKTFREDLYYRLKVVPIELPPLRSRPEDIPFLANHFFQKFISQHKGGEKIEGIDSEAMKVLENYSWPGNVRELENVIERAVVLETSNLITKSSLPDDITGTQTVPIGAVPHIETDGPIDLETTMDEIEKSMLLKALSKSDGMINKAAKMLNLSFRSMRYRVKKHQLKGKVQIDE, encoded by the coding sequence ATGAGGCCCATGAGTTCTATCCTGGTGGTCGACAACGAAAAGAACATTTGTGAAGTTCTCTCCATAATGCTCGAGAAAGAGGGCTACTCTGTCCGGACAGCTCGAAATGGTATTGAGGCCGTCAAACTCCTCAGAGAAAAAGATTTTGATGCCATTCTTACCGATATCCAAATGCCCAGATCGAATGGTCTGGACGTTTTGGATGCCGTCACCCGTGAACGCCCCCAAACTCCTGTAATCATGATGACCGCTTTTGCTTCCGCTGAAACGGCAGTGCATGCTATGAAACAGGGAGCATTCGACTATGTGTCCAAACCGTTTAAAAATGAAGAATTAAAGCTGATCCTCAAAAATGCTGTTGAGAAAAAACGCCTTGCAGACGAAAACATTCAACTGAAACTGGCATTAAAGGAAAAATACGAATTCGCAAACATTATTGGGAAAAGCCAGGGGATGCAGAAGGTTTTCCATTACATCTCCAAAGTGGCCACGAGCAATGCAACCGTACTTATTCTTGGAGAGAGTGGGACCGGAAAAGAACTGGTCGCCAAAGCTTTGCACTTCAACAGCCCACGCAGAGAGGGCCCCTTTATATCGATCAATTGTGGGGCCGTTCCGGAAGCGTTGCTGGAAAGTGAGTTGTTCGGGCATGAAAAAGGTGCGTTTACCAGTGCTGATAGTACCAAAGTTGGTTTGATGGAGGCGGCCAGTGGGGGTACCTTTTTTCTGGATGAGGTTGGAGAAGCTCCCTTATCCATCCAGGTAAAATTATTAAGGGTTCTCCAGGAAATGGAGATTGTCCGTGTTGGTGGAACTCATCCTATCAAAGTAGATCTCAGAATTGTTGCGGCGACAAACCAGAATCTCGAATCCAATGTAAAAGACAAAACTTTTCGAGAAGACCTTTATTATCGTTTGAAAGTTGTTCCGATAGAGTTACCACCGCTACGCTCCAGACCTGAAGATATTCCTTTCCTCGCGAATCATTTTTTTCAAAAATTTATCAGTCAACACAAGGGAGGAGAGAAAATAGAGGGTATTGATTCGGAAGCAATGAAAGTCCTGGAGAATTATTCCTGGCCAGGAAATGTTAGAGAATTGGAAAATGTAATTGAGCGCGCCGTTGTTTTGGAAACTTCAAACCTGATCACTAAATCAAGCCTGCCTGATGATATTACCGGAACTCAAACCGTACCAATAGGAGCGGTTCCTCATATAGAAACAGATGGACCTATCGATCTAGAAACAACTATGGATGAAATTGAAAAAAGCATGTTGCTAAAGGCTCTAAGTAAATCAGACGGTATGATTAACAAGGCAGCTAAAATGCTTAATTTGAGTTTTCGTTCCATGCGGTACCGAGTCAAGAAACACCAGCTAAAAGGAAAAGTTCAGATTGATGAATAA